The following are from one region of the Bactrocera oleae isolate idBacOlea1 chromosome 6, idBacOlea1, whole genome shotgun sequence genome:
- the LOC106624147 gene encoding phosducin-like protein: MATLEDKLMGEKLEYYCSSSEDEGGDDGESKERRSKGSKQGTAAYVDPDVCPPPPAEGYRSQLSTNTGPKGVVQDWQRFKQLQAEKREESERQRIELAKKLSMTTATAKEEEERKRQEEIDAELDELMSEDFLQQYQKQRMAEMLKECGHIKQFGKVINLTMHDEFLDFVEKENKHTTVIIHIYDKSISSCSTLNNCLETLATEYPSIKFGKICSSVAGMSRDFRAKGLPALLVYKAQALIGNFVRVTDDLSDDFFPSDVESFLIENGIVVDKALYN, from the coding sequence ATGGCAACATTAGAAGATAAATTAATGGGAGAAAAGCTAGAATACTATTGCAGCAGTAGTGAAGATGAAGGCGGTGATGATGGTGAAAGTAAAGAAAGGCGTTCTAAGGGCAGTAAACAAGGGACCGCAGCCTATGTCGATCCTGATGTGTGTCCGCCTCCGCCAGCAGAAGGTTATCGTTCACAACTTTCCACTAACACTGGACCTAAAGGTGTAGTGCAGGATTGGCAACGTTTTAAGCAACTACAAGCGGAGAAAAGAGAGGAATCTGAACGTCAACGCATAGAATTGGCTAAAAAATTATCTATGACAACGGCCACTGCCAAGGAAGAGGAGGAGCGTAAGCGTCAAGAAGAGATCGATGCTGAATTAGATGAACTCATGAGTGAAGATTTCTTGCAACAATATCAAAAGCAACGTATGGCCGAAATGCTAAAAGAGTGTGGTCATATAAAACAATTTggtaaagttataaatttaactATGCACGATGAATTTTTAGACTTTGTGGagaaagaaaataaacatactACCGTTATAATCCATATTTACGATAAGAGCATAAGCTCTTGTTCGACTTTGAATAATTGCCTTGAGACACTAGCAACAGAGTATCCGTCAATAAAATTTGGCAAAATATGCAGCTCTGTTGCTGGCATGAGTCGCGATTTCCGTGCAAAGGGCTTACCCGCTCTGCTTGTATATAAGGCTCAAGCGTTAATTGGTAATTTTGTACGCGTAACAGATGACTTATCAGATGATTTCTTTCCATCAGACGTAGAAAGCTTTCTTATAGAAAATGGTATAGTTGTTGACAAGGCACTTTATAATTAG
- the LOC106624146 gene encoding uncharacterized protein: MNTTSRTGLVPAKKRNFVIKEKRKKYTGDLPLKFEASPVVLSLRPLGELYNPFAKSCSVLCNHPAPPDLKNIISQIKTSLTVDGKSVQLQKDKNFTTPLHDTDNIPEDLFRRYTDTDSRPMTPTPTITSVHTRNSASSFLNNRRCITPEFGKNEIIKRKKIILDLRRTHSQETLYWKPSSDMSQSNTDTGGLKPKSAGANEERKNKHLRSEEMRPNTSLGNVQVGDGVKDMERVDLRKVKTCINEQHIDDEDIRRGKKRKKLKPTTTATTTFHLSEDPETQVAALGPDSLNPSTRPSLIPNAASLLPSKEKRESEPILLKGSFLTDEAFEALKTELDIDVIENTFDKYLNRALREAFKYLPEKKSNPNKRVVDKYENPSFTFKAKLPRKLSKSATRFDVPLDPKLLEEMTVLDYLGNYVWVCNQRKQLFKRVFLQYLPTEVIEHDEATDNMVKNDGKADDDSFPVLNEYVERKIPLSFFPKALEDVLEFYGTEQNISDILLLIEYEKEEPSKEIDFRTWCGVVSFAERLALKNSNGSDSCDELEKADFGSLEERLSHFSIPEKLLEVFRIIRSTHNVKNI, from the exons ATGAATACAACAAGCAGGACTGGCTTGGTGCCAGCTAAGAAGAGAAACTTCGTAATAAAAGAAAAG CGGAAGAAATATACTGGTGACTTACCACTCAAATTTGAAGCTTCTCCAGTAGTTCTATCATTACGACCACTGGGTGAATTGTACAATCCATTTGCCAAGAGCTGTTCGGTACTATGTAACCATCCAGCACCACCagacttgaaaaatattataagtcAAATAAAAACTTCACTG ACAGTGGATGGCAAAAGTGTTCAACTGCAGAAAGATAAAAACTTTACGACACCACTTCATGATACCGACAATATACCGGAAGACCTTTTTCGACGATACACGGACACAGACTCACGTCCGATGACGCCAACTCCGACAATTACCAGTGTACACACTAGAAACAGTGCAAGTTCATTTTTGAACAATCGACGTTGTATAACACCTGAGTTCGGCAAAAATGAGATAatcaagagaaaaaaaattatattggatCTGCGAAGAACACACTCACAGGAAACGCTTTATTGGAAACCCTCATCGGATATGTCACAAAGCAACACCGACACCGGTGGTCTTAAGCCTAAGAGTGCCGGTGCAAATGAGGAGCGCAAAAACAAGCACTTACGTAGCGAAGAAATGCGGCCTAATACCTCCTTGGGTAATGTACAAGTTGGTGATGGGGTGAAAGATATGGAAAGAGTGGACTTAAGGAAAGTAAAAACTTGCATTAATGAACAACATATAGATGACGAGGACATACGTCGTGGcaagaagagaaaaaaattaaaacccaCTACAA CTGCCACAACTACATTTCACCTTAGCGAAGATCCAGAAACACAAGTGGCTGCGCTCGGTCCGGACTCACTGAACCCCAGCACACGTCCAAGTCTTATACCGAATGCAGCGAGTTTGCTGCCAAGCAAAGAAAAACGTGAGAGTGAACCAATACTTTTAAAAGGCAGTTTTCTAACGGACGAAGCTTTTGAAGCATTAAAAACTGAACTGGATATCGATGTTATCGAAAACACGTTCGATAAATAT TTGAACCGCGCTTTACGTGAGGCTTTTAAGTATTTACCTGAGAAGAAATCAAATCCGAACAAGAGAGTTGTTGATAAATATGAAAATCCGTCATTCACTTTTAAGGCCAAATTGCCACGGAAGCTTTCAAAGTCAGCAACAAGATTTGATGTACCGTTGGATCCGAAATTACTTGAGG aaaTGACCGTTTTAGATTATCTAGGCAATTATGTGTGGGTCTGTAACCAACGCAAGCAGCTCTTTAAACGAGTTTTCCTGCAATATTTGCCGACAGAAGTAATTGAACACGATGAAGCAACAGACAATATGGTAAAGAATGATGGTAAAGCCGATGACGACTCGTTCCCGGTACTAAACGAATATGTAGAACGTAAAATACCACTCAGCTTCTTTCCGAAAGCATTAGAAGACGTTCTAGAATTTTATGGTACAGAGCAAAATATATCGgatatattacttttaatagAATATGAGAAGGAAGAACCCTCTAAGGAAATTGATTTTCGTACATGGTGTGGCGTTGTGTCATTTGCTGAACGATTGGCATTGAAAAATTCCAATGGGTCGGACTCATGTGATGag TTGGAAAAGGCGGACTTCGGTAGTTTAGAAGAACGGTTATCGCATTTTTCGATTCCAGAAAAGCTATTGGAAGTCTTCAGAATAATTCGATCAACACACAATGTAAAAAACATATAA